In Deferribacter desulfuricans SSM1, the following are encoded in one genomic region:
- the aroF gene encoding 3-deoxy-7-phosphoheptulonate synthase yields the protein MIVVMKIGASKEQLKEVCDKAKDLGFTPHVIYGKERNVVGLVGIGGRRDEVGIIEDLPGVDRVVPITKPYKLASKEVKQETTIVEVNGVKFGGEEIVVIAGPCSVENEEQIIKTAEYVKAAGAKMLRGGAFKPRTSPYSFQGLGEEGLKLLAKAREITGLPVVTEVVNPRDVDVVYKYADMFQVGARNIQNFALLKLLGQTDKPVLLKRGMATTIEEFLMSAEYILSEGNKNVVLCERGIRTFETATRNTLDISCVPVVKEKSHLPIIIDPSHASGHWHYVPALSKAAVAVGADGLIIEVHPDPENAMSDGAQSLKPDVFLRLMGELKSVALAVGRYLH from the coding sequence ATGATTGTAGTAATGAAAATTGGAGCATCAAAAGAGCAGTTGAAAGAGGTTTGTGATAAGGCTAAAGATCTCGGTTTTACTCCGCATGTCATTTACGGTAAAGAGAGAAATGTTGTTGGTCTTGTTGGAATAGGTGGAAGAAGGGACGAGGTTGGTATAATCGAGGATCTTCCAGGTGTTGATCGAGTAGTTCCAATAACTAAACCTTATAAGTTGGCAAGTAAAGAAGTAAAGCAAGAAACCACAATAGTTGAAGTAAATGGAGTCAAGTTTGGTGGAGAAGAGATCGTTGTTATTGCAGGGCCATGCTCCGTGGAAAATGAAGAGCAGATAATAAAAACAGCAGAGTATGTAAAAGCTGCTGGCGCAAAGATGCTTAGAGGTGGTGCTTTCAAACCAAGAACGAGTCCTTATTCTTTTCAAGGTTTAGGTGAAGAGGGGCTTAAACTTCTTGCTAAAGCTCGTGAAATAACGGGGCTTCCAGTTGTTACGGAAGTTGTTAACCCAAGAGATGTTGATGTTGTTTATAAATATGCTGATATGTTTCAAGTTGGAGCTAGAAATATTCAGAATTTTGCGCTTTTAAAATTGCTTGGGCAAACAGACAAACCTGTTTTGCTAAAAAGAGGGATGGCTACAACTATTGAAGAGTTTTTAATGTCAGCTGAATATATCTTATCTGAAGGGAATAAAAACGTAGTTTTGTGTGAAAGAGGGATTAGAACTTTTGAAACTGCAACAAGGAATACTTTGGATATTAGTTGTGTGCCCGTGGTAAAAGAGAAATCCCATTTGCCTATAATTATTGACCCATCCCATGCATCAGGTCATTGGCATTATGTCCCTGCACTTTCTAAGGCAGCAGTGGCTGTTGGTGCAGATGGATTAATTATAGAAGTTCATCCTGATCCAGAAAATGCTATGAGCGATGGTGCTCAATCTTTGAAACCTGATGTATTTTTAAGGCTTATGGGGGAGCTGAAAAGTGTTGCATTAGCAGTTGGTAGATATTTGCATTGA
- a CDS encoding sulfate/molybdate ABC transporter ATP-binding protein: MIEISIKKYFRRKTFVYNFSSNKQRIVVFGHSGAGKSNLVKMIAGFYPPDEGFISINGVTFFKKGEINLSIDKRRVGYLPQEYTLFPHLTVLNNILYGVKIRKIKADRELFEFLINTLEIGEYLDKYPSVLSGGQKQRIAIARALMVNPNILLFDEPFSSLDKPIKERLIDLINIILQRMDKPAIFITHDIDDAYLLGDDVVVIKDGKVIEYGNKSSIFNKPQYVETAKLINFKNIWAIDKAGNGYLIANNEKLLTINAIDGAKYVGIRPENVMIVRKDAKDKKENQFEVAVRWIKRLSGFCEIKVEHGNLGTIYIKLPEHAFNKLNIVENENINISLKSESLITMKEVTNG; this comes from the coding sequence ATGATTGAAATATCTATAAAGAAATATTTTAGAAGGAAAACTTTTGTTTATAATTTTTCTTCGAATAAGCAACGAATAGTTGTTTTTGGCCACAGTGGAGCTGGTAAATCTAATCTTGTAAAAATGATTGCTGGATTTTACCCCCCTGATGAAGGTTTTATAAGTATAAATGGAGTTACTTTTTTTAAAAAAGGGGAGATAAATTTATCAATCGATAAGAGGAGAGTAGGGTATCTTCCTCAAGAGTACACTTTATTTCCTCATTTAACAGTTTTAAATAATATTTTATATGGTGTTAAAATAAGAAAAATAAAAGCTGACAGAGAACTGTTTGAATTTCTTATTAATACACTTGAAATAGGTGAATATCTTGATAAGTATCCTTCAGTTTTATCAGGTGGGCAAAAACAGAGAATAGCTATTGCAAGGGCATTAATGGTAAATCCTAACATTTTATTGTTTGATGAACCCTTTTCGTCATTAGATAAACCGATAAAAGAAAGATTGATTGATTTAATCAATATTATTTTGCAACGGATGGATAAACCAGCAATTTTTATAACACACGATATTGATGACGCATATCTTCTTGGTGATGATGTTGTGGTGATTAAAGATGGAAAGGTGATTGAGTATGGTAATAAATCATCAATTTTTAATAAGCCTCAATATGTAGAAACAGCAAAACTAATAAATTTTAAGAATATTTGGGCGATTGATAAAGCTGGAAACGGTTATTTGATAGCCAATAATGAAAAATTATTGACTATTAATGCCATAGATGGTGCTAAATATGTAGGGATAAGACCAGAAAATGTGATGATAGTTAGAAAAGATGCAAAAGATAAAAAAGAAAATCAATTTGAAGTAGCTGTTAGGTGGATAAAAAGGCTGAGCGGGTTTTGTGAAATTAAGGTAGAACATGGTAACCTTGGAACTATTTATATTAAGTTGCCAGAACATGCTTTTAATAAATTAAATATTGTAGAAAATGAGAATATAAATATTTCTTTAAAAAGTGAATCATTAATAACGATGAAAGAGGTTACAAATGGTTAA
- a CDS encoding endonuclease III domain-containing protein, whose amino-acid sequence MLNRLYNILFANYGDLNWWPAETPFEVCIGAILTQNTNWKNVEKAINNMKIKGVLSPKEILNTDLNVLKDLIKPAGFYNQKAERLQIFCNFIMNQLNGDILNLKKYSIHEARDKLLSLKGVGKETADSILLYALDFKIFVVDAYTMRLFRRYGIGYFDNYDKCQDFVHKDFHGELYDYKNFHACIVEICKTYCKKKPLCNICLLKKYCKKVLE is encoded by the coding sequence ATGTTAAATAGATTGTACAATATATTATTTGCTAATTATGGAGATCTAAATTGGTGGCCTGCTGAAACCCCATTTGAAGTTTGTATTGGTGCTATTCTAACACAAAACACAAACTGGAAGAATGTTGAAAAAGCAATTAACAATATGAAAATAAAAGGTGTCTTATCTCCAAAAGAGATTTTAAATACAGACTTAAATGTGCTAAAGGATTTAATAAAACCAGCTGGCTTTTATAATCAAAAAGCAGAAAGATTACAAATATTTTGTAACTTTATTATGAATCAGCTAAATGGTGACATTTTAAATTTAAAAAAATACAGTATTCATGAAGCGAGAGATAAACTGTTATCTTTAAAAGGGGTTGGGAAAGAGACTGCTGACTCAATTCTTTTATATGCATTGGATTTTAAAATATTTGTTGTTGATGCTTATACTATGAGGCTTTTTAGAAGGTATGGGATTGGTTATTTTGATAACTATGATAAATGTCAAGATTTTGTTCATAAAGATTTTCATGGCGAGCTTTATGATTACAAAAATTTTCATGCTTGTATTGTTGAAATTTGTAAAACTTATTGTAAAAAGAAACCTCTATGTAATATATGCTTGTTGAAAAAATATTGTAAAAAAGTATTGGAGTAA
- the modA gene encoding molybdate ABC transporter substrate-binding protein encodes MVKKVFIIFFLLCSLGFTQDIYFYVASSMSKPANEVVNNFNKVSKNFKVVLLTGGSGQLLNKIVFSKKGDLYLPASKTFKDKAVKLGLVVESIDLLYQTPVFGLSENGKKKIKSFDDIVKKDVKIALGNPKTMALGKIFEKIKLKLPEDIVLGIEKNCVVKAVNVAQIVNYLKTNTVDVGIVFDSVAKVHGFKYVSFPERATVKDVASVNLLNISSNIENAKIFLKYLLENKGIFKKYGFEVIKQ; translated from the coding sequence ATGGTTAAAAAGGTTTTTATCATCTTTTTTTTGCTATGCTCATTAGGTTTTACTCAGGATATTTATTTCTATGTTGCATCATCAATGTCAAAACCTGCAAATGAAGTTGTCAATAATTTTAATAAAGTATCTAAAAATTTTAAAGTTGTATTGTTAACTGGTGGATCTGGCCAGTTATTAAATAAAATTGTTTTTTCTAAGAAGGGGGATTTATATTTACCTGCATCTAAAACTTTTAAGGATAAAGCTGTCAAGTTAGGATTGGTGGTTGAATCTATAGATTTATTATATCAGACACCGGTTTTTGGTTTATCAGAGAATGGGAAGAAAAAGATAAAATCTTTTGATGATATAGTAAAAAAAGATGTAAAGATTGCCCTTGGTAACCCAAAAACAATGGCTCTTGGTAAAATTTTTGAAAAAATAAAATTAAAATTACCCGAAGATATAGTGTTAGGTATTGAGAAAAATTGTGTAGTTAAAGCTGTAAATGTTGCTCAGATTGTTAATTATTTAAAAACCAATACGGTAGATGTTGGAATTGTATTTGATTCTGTAGCAAAAGTGCATGGATTTAAATATGTATCTTTTCCTGAAAGAGCTACGGTAAAAGATGTCGCAAGCGTAAATTTGTTGAATATAAGTAGCAACATTGAAAATGCAAAGATATTTCTAAAATATCTGCTTGAAAATAAAGGGATTTTCAAAAAATATGGTTTTGAAGTGATAAAACAATGA
- a CDS encoding LysM peptidoglycan-binding domain-containing protein, with protein MRYFKMLLLITVVSAFLFSCAKPPVKKYSDAQKSVNEAWAVDADKCAPKEYAAAKKSFEEAEKEMEEAKNHTFKGKYYDRAEAKLEEAKAKAEKAKKVAQKRKEAADKIGKDLDEMRDELDSIKDDAKKYDPVAYAEAEALYEKAQKAVDDCKPGEANLLMTQLEEKIAKIKENIAKAKAEEMKKALEKEKAAKVENYTVVKGDCLWKISELKYMNPFMWPLIYWTNKDMIKDPDLIYPGQVFKIKKDFTSTEKYDAINFAKNRGPWSLFDGK; from the coding sequence ATGAGATATTTTAAAATGTTGCTTTTAATTACAGTAGTTTCAGCTTTTTTGTTTTCTTGTGCAAAACCACCTGTAAAAAAATATTCTGATGCGCAAAAGTCTGTTAACGAGGCTTGGGCAGTTGACGCTGATAAATGTGCTCCAAAGGAGTATGCTGCTGCAAAGAAATCTTTTGAAGAAGCAGAAAAGGAGATGGAAGAAGCTAAAAATCATACATTCAAAGGTAAATATTATGATAGAGCTGAAGCTAAATTAGAAGAAGCAAAAGCAAAAGCTGAAAAGGCTAAAAAAGTGGCTCAAAAGAGAAAAGAGGCTGCTGATAAGATAGGGAAAGATCTTGATGAGATGAGAGACGAGCTTGATTCTATTAAAGATGATGCTAAAAAATATGACCCTGTAGCTTATGCTGAAGCTGAGGCACTTTATGAAAAAGCACAAAAAGCTGTGGATGACTGTAAACCAGGAGAAGCTAATTTACTTATGACACAGCTTGAGGAGAAAATTGCTAAAATTAAAGAGAACATTGCAAAAGCAAAAGCTGAAGAGATGAAGAAAGCTCTTGAAAAAGAGAAAGCAGCTAAGGTTGAAAATTACACTGTTGTAAAAGGTGATTGTTTGTGGAAAATATCTGAATTGAAATATATGAACCCATTTATGTGGCCATTAATTTATTGGACAAATAAAGATATGATAAAAGATCCAGACTTAATTTATCCAGGACAAGTGTTTAAAATTAAAAAGGATTTTACAAGCACAGAAAAGTATGATGCAATTAATTTTGCTAAAAATAGAGGTCCTTGGTCACTTTTTGACGGTAAGTAA
- a CDS encoding cytochrome c3 family protein, translating to MKKLFILLALIVFSSIVIAGQGPEVIDLSKKFNVPKTTKKVVKFPHWFHQTKNQCTECHLDANGGKLKNIKKGGEFNPGVVKGTGNKVHKEFCWPCHKAKKVPRGKSCNKCHK from the coding sequence ATGAAAAAATTATTTATATTACTAGCATTGATAGTGTTTTCATCTATCGTAATTGCTGGACAAGGTCCAGAAGTAATCGACCTTTCTAAAAAGTTTAATGTTCCAAAAACCACTAAAAAAGTAGTTAAATTTCCTCACTGGTTCCACCAAACAAAAAATCAGTGTACAGAATGTCACCTTGACGCAAATGGTGGTAAACTTAAAAATATCAAAAAAGGTGGCGAGTTTAATCCAGGTGTTGTAAAAGGAACTGGTAATAAAGTACACAAAGAGTTTTGCTGGCCATGTCATAAGGCTAAAAAAGTGCCAAGAGGAAAATCTTGTAATAAGTGTCATAAATAA
- a CDS encoding ferritin, which translates to MISKKMAEALNEQLNKELFSAYLYLSMSAYSEHIGLKGFANWFYVQYQEEMTHAMKFYKYILDQGEQVKLKAIEQPDQEFESPLDMFEKTLEHEKFITKSINDLVDLAIQEKDYATHTFLQWFVTEQVEEEASVNEILDQLKLVQNSGNGLFMVDKELGSRTFQPPADA; encoded by the coding sequence ATGATTAGTAAAAAGATGGCTGAAGCATTGAATGAACAACTAAATAAGGAGCTTTTTTCTGCTTATTTATATTTATCTATGTCTGCTTATAGTGAGCATATTGGATTGAAAGGTTTTGCAAACTGGTTTTATGTACAATACCAAGAGGAAATGACGCACGCAATGAAATTCTATAAGTATATCTTGGATCAAGGTGAGCAGGTAAAACTAAAGGCAATTGAGCAGCCAGATCAGGAATTTGAGTCTCCTCTTGATATGTTTGAAAAAACCCTAGAGCATGAAAAATTTATAACAAAGTCTATAAATGATTTAGTAGACTTGGCTATACAAGAAAAAGATTATGCTACTCATACCTTTTTACAATGGTTTGTTACTGAACAGGTTGAAGAGGAAGCAAGCGTTAATGAAATTTTGGATCAATTAAAGCTGGTACAAAATTCAGGGAATGGACTATTTATGGTTGATAAGGAATTGGGTAGTAGGACATTCCAGCCACCAGCAGATGCTTAA
- a CDS encoding molybdopterin-binding protein yields MFRKVKIEDAVGLKLAHDITEVNLDKNFKGVAYKRGYKIKNEDIEHFKSLGKYFVYVMDEETLESVVHEDDAAKMLAPLIAGENIDYDKPSEGKVNFYAKINGLLKVDKEKIIAINRLQIPSLPTKHSNIPVKEGEVVAAFRIIPLYCDNSIIEKVKEILVIPSLDVIPFKFKKAGVIVTGNEVYYGKITDKFLPKISSKLKKFDVEVIKSDILPDEKDVIVNKIKEYIKDVDILFITGGTSVDPDDNTKLAIREAGIDIIQEGNPIQPGNNFTIGYYNDIPVCAVPAAALFYKATALDIFLPRLIAGDKISVDEIAEYSIGGLCHFCKVCVFPVCPFGKA; encoded by the coding sequence GTGTTTCGAAAAGTCAAAATTGAAGATGCAGTTGGCTTGAAATTGGCACATGATATTACAGAAGTTAATTTGGATAAAAACTTTAAGGGTGTTGCTTATAAAAGAGGTTATAAGATTAAAAATGAAGATATTGAACATTTCAAATCATTAGGTAAATATTTTGTTTACGTGATGGATGAAGAAACCTTGGAAAGTGTGGTGCATGAAGATGATGCAGCTAAGATGCTTGCTCCTTTAATTGCAGGAGAAAATATAGATTATGATAAACCCTCTGAGGGAAAAGTAAATTTTTATGCAAAAATTAATGGATTGCTTAAAGTTGACAAAGAAAAGATTATTGCAATAAATCGATTGCAAATCCCATCGTTACCAACAAAACATTCAAATATCCCTGTAAAAGAAGGGGAGGTGGTTGCTGCTTTTCGTATTATCCCATTGTATTGTGATAATTCAATCATTGAAAAAGTTAAGGAAATTTTAGTTATCCCATCTTTAGATGTAATACCTTTTAAATTCAAAAAAGCAGGTGTAATTGTAACAGGTAATGAAGTCTATTATGGGAAAATTACTGATAAATTTTTGCCTAAAATTTCTTCTAAGCTTAAAAAGTTTGATGTAGAAGTTATTAAGTCTGATATTTTGCCAGATGAAAAAGATGTAATTGTTAATAAAATTAAAGAGTATATAAAAGATGTTGATATTTTATTTATTACAGGTGGTACATCTGTTGATCCTGATGATAATACTAAACTTGCAATTAGAGAAGCTGGGATTGATATTATTCAGGAGGGGAATCCTATTCAACCAGGAAATAATTTTACGATAGGTTATTATAATGATATCCCGGTTTGTGCTGTTCCTGCTGCTGCGCTATTTTATAAAGCGACTGCATTAGATATCTTTTTGCCAAGGCTAATAGCTGGTGATAAAATTTCAGTAGACGAGATAGCTGAATACAGTATTGGCGGACTGTGTCATTTTTGTAAAGTGTGTGTATTTCCAGTTTGTCCATTTGGTAAGGCTTAA
- a CDS encoding molybdate ABC transporter permease subunit → MKFSKVSALLALLLSLLIMMLILYSFKDVSLSSIKEIVIDNGFLSAVKFGFLTATMATFFSAIFGIPAGYYLARHKKGFSKVLDVFFDVPLIIPPLVVGVLILNLFNSPFLSKFFNVIFDFKGAVIAQFFISFPFTLKSAKSAFELVPPIYERIAMTLGAGYFRSFYDTTFKLAFRGIAAGIMLSWLRSFGEFGATLMVAGGIPGKTENVPINIYLNMTEGNFEKGIAASVLTVILAFLVISIIKIIFDKRRWDDA, encoded by the coding sequence ATGAAATTTTCAAAGGTTTCAGCTTTATTAGCTTTACTACTTTCTTTGTTGATTATGATGTTGATACTATATTCTTTTAAAGATGTTAGTCTAAGCAGTATAAAAGAAATAGTAATTGATAATGGTTTTTTATCTGCTGTGAAATTTGGTTTTTTAACAGCAACAATGGCAACATTCTTTTCAGCAATTTTTGGAATTCCTGCAGGTTATTATCTTGCAAGGCATAAAAAGGGTTTTTCAAAAGTACTCGATGTATTTTTTGATGTTCCATTAATAATTCCACCACTTGTTGTAGGGGTTTTGATACTTAATTTATTTAACTCACCTTTTTTGAGTAAATTTTTTAATGTTATTTTTGATTTTAAAGGTGCAGTAATTGCTCAATTTTTTATTTCATTCCCATTTACTTTAAAATCTGCAAAGAGTGCTTTTGAGCTTGTCCCTCCTATTTATGAAAGGATTGCAATGACTCTCGGAGCAGGTTATTTTCGTTCCTTTTATGATACCACTTTTAAACTTGCATTCAGAGGGATTGCAGCAGGGATTATGCTAAGTTGGCTTAGAAGTTTTGGTGAATTTGGTGCTACTTTGATGGTAGCTGGCGGTATTCCCGGTAAAACAGAAAATGTACCAATAAATATTTATTTAAATATGACTGAAGGTAACTTCGAAAAAGGTATTGCTGCAAGTGTTTTGACAGTTATTTTAGCATTTCTGGTTATTTCTATAATAAAAATAATTTTTGATAAAAGAAGGTGGGATGATGCTTAA
- a CDS encoding lytic murein transglycosylase: protein MKIIIIILLCFLLSFPTVYSSNITHIIKKKYNIPDEYIIKVLSKASVDENVLKLINNPKEKLPFYKYKKLLINRDKIIQGRNFIKKYKYWLRKSSKTYNVDYRIIAAIIGIESFYGKHKFRFKALNSLYTLATKYKRRENYFTNELASFLFFCYKNKLNTTKIYSSYAGAIGIPQFMPSNILKYAVDFNKNGKTDIIKEIPDAIGSVANYLQKAGFKKGEPTAIKIKIKNINKINLNKTVKLYKIKRYIQIPYNLRKNYVVKIIKVDNSYWLTFQNFRAILKYNNSINYALTILILSKKIG, encoded by the coding sequence ATGAAAATTATTATAATTATTTTACTTTGTTTTTTATTAAGCTTTCCTACAGTTTATTCATCAAATATCACCCATATTATAAAAAAGAAATACAATATTCCAGATGAGTATATAATAAAAGTTTTATCAAAAGCAAGTGTAGATGAAAATGTTTTAAAGCTCATAAATAATCCAAAAGAAAAACTCCCTTTTTATAAATATAAAAAGCTATTAATAAATAGAGATAAAATCATACAGGGTAGGAATTTTATTAAAAAATATAAATACTGGCTACGAAAATCTTCCAAGACATACAATGTAGATTATCGTATAATTGCAGCTATTATAGGTATAGAATCGTTTTATGGTAAACACAAATTTAGATTTAAAGCATTAAATAGCTTATATACTCTAGCCACAAAATACAAACGTCGGGAAAACTACTTTACAAATGAGTTAGCAAGTTTTCTTTTTTTCTGCTACAAAAACAAGCTAAACACTACCAAAATTTATTCTTCTTATGCTGGAGCCATAGGTATACCACAATTTATGCCATCTAATATATTGAAATATGCAGTAGATTTTAACAAAAACGGTAAAACTGACATAATAAAAGAGATACCTGATGCTATTGGAAGTGTGGCAAACTATCTCCAAAAGGCAGGCTTCAAAAAAGGGGAACCCACTGCAATAAAAATCAAAATAAAAAATATCAATAAAATCAATCTCAATAAAACTGTAAAACTATACAAAATAAAAAGATATATACAAATACCATATAATCTTAGAAAAAATTATGTTGTTAAGATTATTAAAGTCGATAACAGCTATTGGTTAACTTTTCAAAACTTTAGAGCAATACTCAAATATAACAACAGTATCAATTATGCTCTCACCATTTTAATATTGTCAAAAAAAATAGGGTGA
- a CDS encoding molybdopterin molybdotransferase MoeA encodes MMLKYEDAKDIILNCFNEVKAKSINVIKSFNYVLAEDIVTIRDYPDTKKSAVDGFAIKGLDRNSYRIVNTFSPGMQVDINLGKGEAVFVMTGAVVPENADAVVRVEDCVIDGDIVTINCNLTNGMNINNIGEEVGINQHVVTKGVLINERIFPILCYLGLKEVKVYEKPKVGIFTTGNEILELGEDYRKGFVYNTNRYIAECFLKKLEIPYEYYGNIIDDENSVFNAFAEMTEKYDIIISSGGISMGKYDFVKKVLNDKKFDIVVNKTKIKPGSPLLVARNNNCMIFGMPGYPAAFFTNFVLYLLPFIKKACGFRDFENKIVDVILKDYMHSRKSSDYFNRATIKYENGNFLAYGVGSQKTSHFINFAKVNGFVRIKEGVGDLKAGDKCEGLIFNFESIL; translated from the coding sequence ATGATGCTTAAATATGAAGATGCAAAAGATATTATTTTAAACTGTTTTAATGAGGTAAAAGCAAAGAGTATCAATGTAATTAAGAGTTTTAATTATGTTTTAGCTGAAGATATTGTAACTATTAGGGATTATCCTGATACAAAAAAGAGTGCTGTTGATGGTTTTGCTATAAAGGGCTTAGATAGAAATAGTTATAGGATAGTAAATACATTTTCTCCGGGAATGCAAGTCGATATTAATTTGGGAAAAGGGGAAGCCGTATTTGTGATGACTGGTGCTGTGGTTCCTGAAAATGCTGATGCTGTAGTGCGAGTGGAAGATTGTGTGATAGATGGAGATATTGTAACTATAAATTGTAACTTAACTAATGGGATGAATATTAATAACATAGGTGAAGAAGTTGGTATAAATCAGCACGTTGTAACAAAAGGCGTTTTGATTAATGAGAGGATTTTTCCAATATTATGTTATCTTGGACTGAAAGAAGTAAAAGTATATGAAAAGCCCAAAGTTGGTATTTTTACAACAGGCAATGAGATATTAGAGCTTGGGGAGGATTACAGAAAAGGGTTTGTTTACAATACAAACAGATATATAGCTGAATGTTTTTTGAAAAAGTTGGAAATTCCCTATGAATATTATGGTAATATAATTGATGATGAAAATTCTGTTTTTAACGCTTTTGCTGAAATGACCGAAAAGTATGATATAATTATCAGTTCGGGTGGGATTTCAATGGGGAAATACGATTTTGTCAAGAAAGTATTAAATGATAAAAAATTTGATATAGTAGTGAATAAGACGAAGATAAAACCAGGTAGTCCATTACTTGTGGCAAGAAACAATAATTGTATGATTTTTGGAATGCCAGGGTATCCAGCAGCATTTTTTACAAATTTTGTATTATATCTGTTACCTTTTATTAAAAAAGCTTGTGGTTTTAGAGATTTTGAAAATAAAATTGTTGATGTTATACTAAAGGATTATATGCACTCTAGGAAATCATCTGATTATTTCAATAGGGCAACTATAAAATATGAAAATGGTAATTTTCTCGCCTATGGTGTAGGTTCTCAAAAGACTTCTCACTTTATAAATTTTGCTAAAGTAAATGGTTTTGTTAGAATTAAAGAGGGTGTTGGTGATTTGAAAGCTGGAGATAAATGCGAAGGATTGATTTTTAACTTTGAGAGTATATTATGA
- a CDS encoding radical SAM protein, protein MKYIFGPVPSRRLGASLGVNLVPKKICSLDCVYCEVGKTTDFEIERKRFFAPDDLLSEFKIIYERKKDIIDVVTFTGAGEPTLNIDLTYLASEVKKNIDKPLAVLTNGTLLFREDVRNELLIFDIVVPSFDAVSEDIFKRVNRPHPELKIEKIIKGLKEFSQIFKGKLFVEILLVKGVNDSNEELDKIANVLKDINYTKVQLNTVFRPPAYKGFQGLNEGELLEKGLYLAKKGVKVETVGSFIKSLSNNNENLEEDLISLLSMRPCTLDDLKLLFERSDIEKIINKLIIDNKLTKVIINKDEFIKVRD, encoded by the coding sequence ATGAAATATATTTTTGGGCCAGTTCCATCACGAAGACTCGGTGCTTCGTTGGGTGTAAATTTAGTTCCAAAAAAGATTTGTTCACTTGATTGTGTGTATTGTGAAGTGGGGAAAACCACCGACTTTGAAATTGAAAGAAAGAGATTTTTTGCCCCAGATGATCTGTTGTCCGAATTCAAAATCATTTATGAAAGAAAAAAAGATATTATAGACGTTGTGACATTTACTGGTGCTGGTGAGCCCACATTAAATATTGATCTGACATATCTTGCTAGTGAAGTTAAAAAAAATATTGATAAACCATTAGCTGTACTTACAAATGGAACATTGCTTTTTAGAGAAGATGTTAGGAATGAGTTGCTCATTTTTGATATTGTTGTGCCAAGTTTTGACGCAGTTAGTGAAGATATATTTAAAAGAGTAAATAGGCCTCATCCGGAGCTCAAAATTGAAAAGATTATAAAGGGGTTAAAAGAATTTTCTCAGATTTTTAAAGGCAAACTATTTGTTGAAATTCTTTTAGTCAAAGGGGTAAATGATAGCAATGAGGAGTTAGATAAAATAGCAAATGTTTTAAAAGATATTAATTATACTAAAGTTCAGCTTAATACTGTGTTTCGTCCACCTGCTTACAAAGGTTTTCAAGGTTTAAATGAAGGTGAGTTGTTAGAAAAAGGGTTATATCTTGCTAAAAAAGGGGTAAAGGTTGAAACTGTTGGATCTTTCATCAAATCTTTAAGCAATAATAATGAAAACCTTGAAGAGGATTTGATTAGTTTGCTTTCGATGAGACCTTGTACTTTAGATGATTTAAAACTTTTATTCGAAAGGTCGGATATAGAAAAAATTATCAATAAATTAATTATTGATAATAAGTTAACAAAAGTTATTATAAATAAAGATGAGTTTATAAAAGTTAGAGATTGA